The following coding sequences are from one Candidatus Nitrohelix vancouverensis window:
- a CDS encoding divalent-cation tolerance protein CutA, whose product MSEHVIVFMTAGSSEEAQKISRGLVENKLAYCVNTVPSIQSTYFWEGKVCTDEELLLIAKTRADAFDNLKAWVLDAHSYDVPEIVAIPIAAGLESYLKCVDDWTGKG is encoded by the coding sequence ATGAGCGAACATGTGATCGTTTTCATGACCGCCGGTTCCAGCGAAGAAGCGCAGAAAATCAGCCGCGGACTGGTGGAAAACAAACTGGCCTACTGCGTCAACACGGTCCCGTCGATCCAGTCCACCTACTTCTGGGAGGGCAAGGTCTGCACCGACGAAGAGCTGTTGCTCATCGCCAAAACGCGCGCCGACGCCTTCGACAACTTGAAGGCCTGGGTCCTCGACGCTCATAGTTACGACGTCCCGGAAATCGTCGCCATTCCCATCGCCGCCGGACTCGAAAGTTACCTGAAATGCGTCGACGACTGGACCGGGAAAGGCTGA